One segment of Megachile rotundata isolate GNS110a chromosome 4, iyMegRotu1, whole genome shotgun sequence DNA contains the following:
- the LOC100874679 gene encoding dyslexia-associated protein KIAA0319 isoform X2 has protein sequence MFEILYLGLYLLFFGSCIGDYPDWATKWQMCPGLYPRVFTSYTPRGNLSSGIYTSQPHLSGIKHCVGVCCTEPTCNVALMHNGTCYHVQCESSQICVPLYRKDLAIDNPPSMVLVKPVKDDEIWNILLDQINDDTGGLLMDGAETDRVLFGESSEISCITKSNCLENEVCVKNNDKSDVGICECAIGFKRNIAGTCTLVEDMELGVTAQVKVQNIKDSSTSMKPPIKQLLVSAVSKEVRLPENEVTLSAYTVPAEQENEHYNYAWSLLSQPEGHTGTMTDQNRMTVKLSNLSEGLYTFKVTVNSPNAFGEAYANVSVLPPKRINQAPIAIISPASQVVKLPNTGAVLDGSSSKDDDRVISYHWELQQGPIGYHPNLVDTPTLQLDNLVPGNYTFKLTVEDSDHITNSTSANITVLKVIDYPPSANAGQDIIIYLPQNTLTLNGNLSTDDHGIASWEWTKSPSDQNKAVDMQNTRTPYLQLSNLEEGMYTFVLKVTDDSEQSSTAEVHVFVKPPTNKPPKADAGEDITIALPETKTVLDGRKSKDDIKIVSYHWEQVSGPNNAEFSAVNESITNITKLTKGDYEFKLTVIDDNGNKDSDTVKVKVTQNKNAPPKANAGGDQVVIAPVSALIINGSQSADDLRISEWIWTRDSSSLAIGTIIQDTDKSPVLMLTDVVPGRYVFRLKVVDDQGLSSEDTVSVIVKTDPQLLHLVELTLNIGANMLTVSQKNSLVVKLQMLLRDEASIVVRNLRAEPHTGRAVLVFYVEKKGRKTTMPGPEVVKRLKEKLKQDSGLLQLSVANIDTAVCQNNCSGHGVCDQETRLCMCEAFWMQNLIQKYFGNGDSNCDWSILYVIIALLSLVVCWVGLIWGLVCLCQRICSGKRRSLRAKKKPPRYSLLQPEPEDDSSTFSTHKMVLSESDTDSDDVLFEHRKAKNSSQVRNGMFRT, from the exons atgtttgaaatccTTTATCTGGGATTGTACTTATTGTTCTTTGGAAGCTGTATTGGTGATTATCCTGATTGGGCTACAAAATGGCAAATGTGTCCCGGACTATATCCCAGAGTTTTCACGAGTTATACACCTCGTGGAAATCTTTCTAGTGGAATATATACTAGTCAACCACATTTAAGTGGTATAAAACATTGTGTAGGTGTATGTTGTACTGAACCCACATGTAATGTGGCACTTATGCATAATGGTACTTGTTACCATGTGCAGTGCGAAAGTTCCCAAATATGTGTACCTCTATATAGAAAAGATTTAGCAATCGATAATCCACCTAGTATGGTTCTGGTTAAACCAGTGAAAGATGATGAAATATGGAATATATTATTAGATCAGATAAATGATGATACTgg AGGCTTGCTTATGGATGGTGCAGAAACAGATCGTGTACTTTTTGGTGAATCAAGTGAGATAAGCTGCATTACCAAATCAAATTGTTTAGAAAATGAAGTATGTGtcaaaaataatgataaatctgatgttggaatttgtgaatgtgcCATTGGATTTAAACGTAATATCGCAG GTACTTGTACTTTAGTAGAGGATATGGAACTTGGTGTAACAGCACAAGTAAAGGTACAAAACATAAAGGATTCCAGTACATCTATGAAACCACCTATAAAACAGTTATTAGTTTCTGCAGTTTCAAAAGAAGTACGCTTACCAGAAAATGAAGTAACATTGTCTGCCTATACTGTGCCTGCAGAGCAGGAAAATGAACATTATAACTATGCTTGGAGTCTTTTAAGTCAACCTGAAGGCCACACTGGTACAATGACTGATCAGAATCGAATGACTGTTAAGTTAAGCAACCTTTCTGAAGGCTTATATACATTTAAAGTAACAGTGAATAGTCCAAATGCTTTTGGAGAAGCATATGCAAATGTCAGTGTTTTGCCAC CAAAGAGAATAAATCAGGCACCAATTGCAATAATTTCACCAGCTTCACAAGttgtaaaattaccaaatactgGAGCTGTATTAGATGGTTCTTCAAGCAAAGATGACGATCGAGTTATTTCTTACCATTGGGAATTACAGCAAGGTCCTATTGGATATCATCCTAATTTAGTTGATACACCTACTTTACAGTTAGATAATCTTGTACCTGGAAATTATACATTTAA GTTAACAGTTGAAGACTCTGATCATATTACTAACTCTACAAGTGCTAATATAACGGTATTGAAAGTGATTGATTACCCTCCTAGTGCAAATGCAGGTCAAGATATCATCATATATTTGCCCCAAAATACATTGACTCTTAATGGTAATTTGAGCACGGACGACCATGGAATAGCAAGTTGGGAATGGACAAAGAGTCCTTCAGATCAGAATAAAGCAGTAGATATGCAAAACACGAGGACACCCTATTTACAATTATCTAATTTAGAGGAAGGAATGTACACGTTTGTGCTCAAAGTAACAGATGATTCTGAACAATCCTCTACAGCTGAAGTACATGTATTTGTAAAACCACCAACTAATAAACCACCAAAAG CCGATGCTGGTGAAGATATAACCATAGCATTGCCAGAAACCAAAACTGTACTTGATGGCCGAAAAAGCAAAGATGACATTAAAATTGTATCTTATCACTGGGAACAAGTTAG TGGACCTAATAACGCCGAGTTTTCTGCAGTGAACGAATCAATTACAAACATTACAAAATTAACGAAGGGTGATTATGAATTTAAGTTAACTGTAATTGATGATAATGGAAATAAAGACTCGGATACTGTTAAAGTAAAAGTTACACAAA ATAAAAATGCTCCTCCTAAAGCAAATGCAGGTGGTGATCAAGTTGTTATTGCACCTGTTAGTGCATTGATTATTAATGGATCTCAATCAGCTGATGATTTAAGAATTAGTGAGTGGATATGGACAAGAGATTCGTCTAGTCTTGCAATAGGTACTATAATCCAAGATACGGATAAATCACCTGTTTTAatg TTAACAGATGTAGTTCCTGGTAGATACGTTTTCAGATTAAAAGTAGTAGATGATCAAGGTCTTAGCAGTGAGGATACTGTGTCCGTAATAGTAAAAACTG ATCCACAGTTATTACATTTGGTTGAATTGACGCTGAATATTGGAGCCAATATGTTGACAGTATCACAAAAAAATTCATTAGTagtaaaattgcaaatgttACTACGAGACGAAGCATCAATTGTTGTTCGAAATTTGAGAGCAGAACCGCATACGGGCAGAGCGGTTCTAGTTTTCTACGTTGAAAAGAAGGGACGAAAAACGACTATGCCTGGACCGGAAGTAGTCAAACGactgaaagaaaaattaaaacaagattCTGGACTTCTTCAATTGTCAGTTGCAAATATTGATACCGCTGTATGTCAAAATAATTGTTCAG GTCATGGAGTATGTGATCAGGAGACAAGACTATGTATGTGCGAAGCATTTTGGATGCAAAATttaatacagaaatattttgGCAATGGCGATTCTAATTGTG ATTGGAGCATTCTTTACGTTATAATAGCATTATTGTCCTTGGTTGTGTGTTGGGTTGGTCTTATTTGGGGTCTTGTTTGCCTATGCCAAAGAATATGTTCAGGTAAACGCCGTTCCCTCCGTGCGAAGAAGAAACCCCCTCGTTACTCCCTTTTGCAACCGGAACCGGAAGATGATAGTAGCACAT TTTCAACGCATAAAATGGTATTATCTGAATCGGACACAGATTCTGACGACGTTTTATTTGAGCATCGTAAAGCAAAAAACAGCAGTCAAGTAAGAAATG GGATGTTTAGAACATAA
- the LOC100874679 gene encoding dyslexia-associated protein KIAA0319 isoform X1, translated as MFEILYLGLYLLFFGSCIGDYPDWATKWQMCPGLYPRVFTSYTPRGNLSSGIYTSQPHLSGIKHCVGVCCTEPTCNVALMHNGTCYHVQCESSQICVPLYRKDLAIDNPPSMVLVKPVKDDEIWNILLDQINDDTGGLLMDGAETDRVLFGESSEISCITKSNCLENEVCVKNNDKSDVGICECAIGFKRNIAGTCTLVEDMELGVTAQVKVQNIKDSSTSMKPPIKQLLVSAVSKEVRLPENEVTLSAYTVPAEQENEHYNYAWSLLSQPEGHTGTMTDQNRMTVKLSNLSEGLYTFKVTVNSPNAFGEAYANVSVLPPKRINQAPIAIISPASQVVKLPNTGAVLDGSSSKDDDRVISYHWELQQGPIGYHPNLVDTPTLQLDNLVPGNYTFKLTVEDSDHITNSTSANITVLKVIDYPPSANAGQDIIIYLPQNTLTLNGNLSTDDHGIASWEWTKSPSDQNKAVDMQNTRTPYLQLSNLEEGMYTFVLKVTDDSEQSSTAEVHVFVKPPTNKPPKADAGEDITIALPETKTVLDGRKSKDDIKIVSYHWEQVSGPNNAEFSAVNESITNITKLTKGDYEFKLTVIDDNGNKDSDTVKVKVTQNKNAPPKANAGGDQVVIAPVSALIINGSQSADDLRISEWIWTRDSSSLAIGTIIQDTDKSPVLMLTDVVPGRYVFRLKVVDDQGLSSEDTVSVIVKTDPQLLHLVELTLNIGANMLTVSQKNSLVVKLQMLLRDEASIVVRNLRAEPHTGRAVLVFYVEKKGRKTTMPGPEVVKRLKEKLKQDSGLLQLSVANIDTAVCQNNCSGHGVCDQETRLCMCEAFWMQNLIQKYFGNGDSNCDWSILYVIIALLSLVVCWVGLIWGLVCLCQRICSGKRRSLRAKKKPPRYSLLQPEPEDDSSTFSTHKMVLSESDTDSDDVLFEHRKAKNSSQVRNGKSRNGFIKVGSRVKT; from the exons atgtttgaaatccTTTATCTGGGATTGTACTTATTGTTCTTTGGAAGCTGTATTGGTGATTATCCTGATTGGGCTACAAAATGGCAAATGTGTCCCGGACTATATCCCAGAGTTTTCACGAGTTATACACCTCGTGGAAATCTTTCTAGTGGAATATATACTAGTCAACCACATTTAAGTGGTATAAAACATTGTGTAGGTGTATGTTGTACTGAACCCACATGTAATGTGGCACTTATGCATAATGGTACTTGTTACCATGTGCAGTGCGAAAGTTCCCAAATATGTGTACCTCTATATAGAAAAGATTTAGCAATCGATAATCCACCTAGTATGGTTCTGGTTAAACCAGTGAAAGATGATGAAATATGGAATATATTATTAGATCAGATAAATGATGATACTgg AGGCTTGCTTATGGATGGTGCAGAAACAGATCGTGTACTTTTTGGTGAATCAAGTGAGATAAGCTGCATTACCAAATCAAATTGTTTAGAAAATGAAGTATGTGtcaaaaataatgataaatctgatgttggaatttgtgaatgtgcCATTGGATTTAAACGTAATATCGCAG GTACTTGTACTTTAGTAGAGGATATGGAACTTGGTGTAACAGCACAAGTAAAGGTACAAAACATAAAGGATTCCAGTACATCTATGAAACCACCTATAAAACAGTTATTAGTTTCTGCAGTTTCAAAAGAAGTACGCTTACCAGAAAATGAAGTAACATTGTCTGCCTATACTGTGCCTGCAGAGCAGGAAAATGAACATTATAACTATGCTTGGAGTCTTTTAAGTCAACCTGAAGGCCACACTGGTACAATGACTGATCAGAATCGAATGACTGTTAAGTTAAGCAACCTTTCTGAAGGCTTATATACATTTAAAGTAACAGTGAATAGTCCAAATGCTTTTGGAGAAGCATATGCAAATGTCAGTGTTTTGCCAC CAAAGAGAATAAATCAGGCACCAATTGCAATAATTTCACCAGCTTCACAAGttgtaaaattaccaaatactgGAGCTGTATTAGATGGTTCTTCAAGCAAAGATGACGATCGAGTTATTTCTTACCATTGGGAATTACAGCAAGGTCCTATTGGATATCATCCTAATTTAGTTGATACACCTACTTTACAGTTAGATAATCTTGTACCTGGAAATTATACATTTAA GTTAACAGTTGAAGACTCTGATCATATTACTAACTCTACAAGTGCTAATATAACGGTATTGAAAGTGATTGATTACCCTCCTAGTGCAAATGCAGGTCAAGATATCATCATATATTTGCCCCAAAATACATTGACTCTTAATGGTAATTTGAGCACGGACGACCATGGAATAGCAAGTTGGGAATGGACAAAGAGTCCTTCAGATCAGAATAAAGCAGTAGATATGCAAAACACGAGGACACCCTATTTACAATTATCTAATTTAGAGGAAGGAATGTACACGTTTGTGCTCAAAGTAACAGATGATTCTGAACAATCCTCTACAGCTGAAGTACATGTATTTGTAAAACCACCAACTAATAAACCACCAAAAG CCGATGCTGGTGAAGATATAACCATAGCATTGCCAGAAACCAAAACTGTACTTGATGGCCGAAAAAGCAAAGATGACATTAAAATTGTATCTTATCACTGGGAACAAGTTAG TGGACCTAATAACGCCGAGTTTTCTGCAGTGAACGAATCAATTACAAACATTACAAAATTAACGAAGGGTGATTATGAATTTAAGTTAACTGTAATTGATGATAATGGAAATAAAGACTCGGATACTGTTAAAGTAAAAGTTACACAAA ATAAAAATGCTCCTCCTAAAGCAAATGCAGGTGGTGATCAAGTTGTTATTGCACCTGTTAGTGCATTGATTATTAATGGATCTCAATCAGCTGATGATTTAAGAATTAGTGAGTGGATATGGACAAGAGATTCGTCTAGTCTTGCAATAGGTACTATAATCCAAGATACGGATAAATCACCTGTTTTAatg TTAACAGATGTAGTTCCTGGTAGATACGTTTTCAGATTAAAAGTAGTAGATGATCAAGGTCTTAGCAGTGAGGATACTGTGTCCGTAATAGTAAAAACTG ATCCACAGTTATTACATTTGGTTGAATTGACGCTGAATATTGGAGCCAATATGTTGACAGTATCACAAAAAAATTCATTAGTagtaaaattgcaaatgttACTACGAGACGAAGCATCAATTGTTGTTCGAAATTTGAGAGCAGAACCGCATACGGGCAGAGCGGTTCTAGTTTTCTACGTTGAAAAGAAGGGACGAAAAACGACTATGCCTGGACCGGAAGTAGTCAAACGactgaaagaaaaattaaaacaagattCTGGACTTCTTCAATTGTCAGTTGCAAATATTGATACCGCTGTATGTCAAAATAATTGTTCAG GTCATGGAGTATGTGATCAGGAGACAAGACTATGTATGTGCGAAGCATTTTGGATGCAAAATttaatacagaaatattttgGCAATGGCGATTCTAATTGTG ATTGGAGCATTCTTTACGTTATAATAGCATTATTGTCCTTGGTTGTGTGTTGGGTTGGTCTTATTTGGGGTCTTGTTTGCCTATGCCAAAGAATATGTTCAGGTAAACGCCGTTCCCTCCGTGCGAAGAAGAAACCCCCTCGTTACTCCCTTTTGCAACCGGAACCGGAAGATGATAGTAGCACAT TTTCAACGCATAAAATGGTATTATCTGAATCGGACACAGATTCTGACGACGTTTTATTTGAGCATCGTAAAGCAAAAAACAGCAGTCAAGTAAGAAATGGTAAATCTCGAAATGGCTTTATTAAAGTGGGTTCTAGGGTGAAAACATGA
- the LOC100876259 gene encoding protein meiotic P26 isoform X3 produces the protein MDFIKCPKYQSVTSCCGENTSMDGENESNEFRNKNSAFHERNNKIENTYPVLHTGPVRFTKDERSNEYSNVFLPLGMDKTNSIYQSCELPYGVKYELNNECMQEETVSSLEVEGIQEFHCPRCGKGMQEPRLLPCLHPICSPCVLELISKHVRVHSTQSSNYYEICPLCDFQLPNANSPIPPPHYPLQHRLVMDAIRSGFANKVLCDACTDEITALVQCATCLRNFCLNCGMEHQQQITMELKPSKHSIKPLWEATRVRRTALCQKHPIHALRFYCIACQQVTCKECMWSMQHRGHASETATGAGKRVALYLKAVLQRAKTLLNILLTQYDQNMFLNSTLEEIKDIFASMDHR, from the exons ATGGATTTCATTAAATGTCCAAAATATCAATCTGTAACGAGTTGTTGCGGTGAAAACACGTCGATGGATGGAGAAAATGAGAGCAACGAATTTCGCAACAAAAATTCAGCCTTCCACGaacgaaataataaaatcgaaaATACGTATCCTGTTCTTCACACAGGACCAGTACGTTTCACTAAAGATGAGCG CAGTAATGAATATTCGAATGTATTTTTGCCACTGGGTATGGACAAGACAAATTCTATCTATCAATCTTGTGAATTACCTTACGGtgtaaaatatgaattaaataatgaatgtaTGCAAGAGGAAACTGTTTCTTCTTTAGAAGTTGAAGGAATTCAAGAGTTCCATTGTCCAAGATGTGGTAAAGGAATGCAAGAACCAAGATTACTGCCTTGCTTACATCCAATATGTTCACCTTGTGTATTAGAATTAATAAGCAAAC ATGTCAGAGTTCACAGCACCCAGAGTAgtaattattatgaaatatgtCCTTTATGCGATTTTCAACTACCAAATGCTAATTCGCCGATTCCACCTCCACATTATCCTCTTCAACATCGACTAGTAATGGATGCTATACGTTCTGGATTTGCGAACAAAGTTCTTTGCGATGCTTGTACAGACGAAATTACC GCACTTGTTCAATGCGCCACATGCCTTCGTAATTTCTGTTTAAATTGTGGAATGGAACACCAGCAACAAATCACTATGGAATTAAAACCATCAAAACATTCGATAAAACCACTTTGGGAAGCCACTAGAGTGCGACGTACTGCGTTATGCCAAAAACATCCAATACACGCGTTACGTTTTTATTGCATTGCGTGTCAACAG GTAACTTGCAAAGAATGCATGTGGTCCATGCAACATAGAGGCCATGCAAGCGAGACAGCTACTGGAGCTGGAAAAAGAGTTGCTCTATATTTGAAAGCAGTGTTACAACGAGCAAAAACACTTTTAAACATACTCTTAACACAATATGATCAGAATATGTTTCTAAATAGTACTTTGGAAGAAATAAAGGATATTTTTGCTTCAATGGACCACCG TTGA
- the LOC100876259 gene encoding E3 ubiquitin-protein ligase TRIM45 isoform X2, whose translation MDFIKCPKYQSVTSCCGENTSMDGENESNEFRNKNSAFHERNNKIENTYPVLHTGPVRFTKDERNEYSNVFLPLGMDKTNSIYQSCELPYGVKYELNNECMQEETVSSLEVEGIQEFHCPRCGKGMQEPRLLPCLHPICSPCVLELISKHVRVHSTQSSNYYEICPLCDFQLPNANSPIPPPHYPLQHRLVMDAIRSGFANKVLCDACTDEITALVQCATCLRNFCLNCGMEHQQQITMELKPSKHSIKPLWEATRVRRTALCQKHPIHALRFYCIACQQVTCKECMWSMQHRGHASETATGAGKRVALYLKAVLQRAKTLLNILLTQYDQNMFLNSTLEEIKDIFASMDHRYVKLIT comes from the exons ATGGATTTCATTAAATGTCCAAAATATCAATCTGTAACGAGTTGTTGCGGTGAAAACACGTCGATGGATGGAGAAAATGAGAGCAACGAATTTCGCAACAAAAATTCAGCCTTCCACGaacgaaataataaaatcgaaaATACGTATCCTGTTCTTCACACAGGACCAGTACGTTTCACTAAAGATGAGCG TAATGAATATTCGAATGTATTTTTGCCACTGGGTATGGACAAGACAAATTCTATCTATCAATCTTGTGAATTACCTTACGGtgtaaaatatgaattaaataatgaatgtaTGCAAGAGGAAACTGTTTCTTCTTTAGAAGTTGAAGGAATTCAAGAGTTCCATTGTCCAAGATGTGGTAAAGGAATGCAAGAACCAAGATTACTGCCTTGCTTACATCCAATATGTTCACCTTGTGTATTAGAATTAATAAGCAAAC ATGTCAGAGTTCACAGCACCCAGAGTAgtaattattatgaaatatgtCCTTTATGCGATTTTCAACTACCAAATGCTAATTCGCCGATTCCACCTCCACATTATCCTCTTCAACATCGACTAGTAATGGATGCTATACGTTCTGGATTTGCGAACAAAGTTCTTTGCGATGCTTGTACAGACGAAATTACC GCACTTGTTCAATGCGCCACATGCCTTCGTAATTTCTGTTTAAATTGTGGAATGGAACACCAGCAACAAATCACTATGGAATTAAAACCATCAAAACATTCGATAAAACCACTTTGGGAAGCCACTAGAGTGCGACGTACTGCGTTATGCCAAAAACATCCAATACACGCGTTACGTTTTTATTGCATTGCGTGTCAACAG GTAACTTGCAAAGAATGCATGTGGTCCATGCAACATAGAGGCCATGCAAGCGAGACAGCTACTGGAGCTGGAAAAAGAGTTGCTCTATATTTGAAAGCAGTGTTACAACGAGCAAAAACACTTTTAAACATACTCTTAACACAATATGATCAGAATATGTTTCTAAATAGTACTTTGGAAGAAATAAAGGATATTTTTGCTTCAATGGACCACCGGtatgttaaattaataacttaA
- the LOC100876259 gene encoding E3 ubiquitin-protein ligase TRIM45 isoform X1, which produces MDFIKCPKYQSVTSCCGENTSMDGENESNEFRNKNSAFHERNNKIENTYPVLHTGPVRFTKDERSNEYSNVFLPLGMDKTNSIYQSCELPYGVKYELNNECMQEETVSSLEVEGIQEFHCPRCGKGMQEPRLLPCLHPICSPCVLELISKHVRVHSTQSSNYYEICPLCDFQLPNANSPIPPPHYPLQHRLVMDAIRSGFANKVLCDACTDEITALVQCATCLRNFCLNCGMEHQQQITMELKPSKHSIKPLWEATRVRRTALCQKHPIHALRFYCIACQQVTCKECMWSMQHRGHASETATGAGKRVALYLKAVLQRAKTLLNILLTQYDQNMFLNSTLEEIKDIFASMDHRYVKLIT; this is translated from the exons ATGGATTTCATTAAATGTCCAAAATATCAATCTGTAACGAGTTGTTGCGGTGAAAACACGTCGATGGATGGAGAAAATGAGAGCAACGAATTTCGCAACAAAAATTCAGCCTTCCACGaacgaaataataaaatcgaaaATACGTATCCTGTTCTTCACACAGGACCAGTACGTTTCACTAAAGATGAGCG CAGTAATGAATATTCGAATGTATTTTTGCCACTGGGTATGGACAAGACAAATTCTATCTATCAATCTTGTGAATTACCTTACGGtgtaaaatatgaattaaataatgaatgtaTGCAAGAGGAAACTGTTTCTTCTTTAGAAGTTGAAGGAATTCAAGAGTTCCATTGTCCAAGATGTGGTAAAGGAATGCAAGAACCAAGATTACTGCCTTGCTTACATCCAATATGTTCACCTTGTGTATTAGAATTAATAAGCAAAC ATGTCAGAGTTCACAGCACCCAGAGTAgtaattattatgaaatatgtCCTTTATGCGATTTTCAACTACCAAATGCTAATTCGCCGATTCCACCTCCACATTATCCTCTTCAACATCGACTAGTAATGGATGCTATACGTTCTGGATTTGCGAACAAAGTTCTTTGCGATGCTTGTACAGACGAAATTACC GCACTTGTTCAATGCGCCACATGCCTTCGTAATTTCTGTTTAAATTGTGGAATGGAACACCAGCAACAAATCACTATGGAATTAAAACCATCAAAACATTCGATAAAACCACTTTGGGAAGCCACTAGAGTGCGACGTACTGCGTTATGCCAAAAACATCCAATACACGCGTTACGTTTTTATTGCATTGCGTGTCAACAG GTAACTTGCAAAGAATGCATGTGGTCCATGCAACATAGAGGCCATGCAAGCGAGACAGCTACTGGAGCTGGAAAAAGAGTTGCTCTATATTTGAAAGCAGTGTTACAACGAGCAAAAACACTTTTAAACATACTCTTAACACAATATGATCAGAATATGTTTCTAAATAGTACTTTGGAAGAAATAAAGGATATTTTTGCTTCAATGGACCACCGGtatgttaaattaataacttaA
- the LOC100876145 gene encoding uncharacterized protein LOC100876145, whose translation MSSVKFTEMCFNEAVRNERKVWNDDPAVSHARQAQERIQEFNRLKRARHLLDAISLTNELLTDGSDVEILSLAPTVIKRLKYLGVFGTYLENFNESTAASILKPHTGIYHCCTFCSSGGKKETTCGCGGTMPGGYKGCGHGHIGHPGVHHWSCCGSILHHGPCLTLQRSVHQLIL comes from the exons ATGAGTTCAGTTAAATTTACTGAGAT GTGTTTTAATGAAGCTGTACGTAATGAAAGAAAAGTTTGGAATGATGATCCTGCAGTATCCCATGCTAGACAGGCACAAGAAAGAATTCAAGAGTTCAATAGATTGAAAAGAGCAAGGCATCTTCTTGATGCCATTTCTCTTACAAATGAACTATTAACAGATGGTTCAGATGTAGAAATATTAAGTCTTGCTCCCACTGtaataaaaagattaaaataCTTGGGAGTATTTGGTACATATTTAG agaATTTCAATGAAAGCACAGCAGCATCAATATTGAAACCACATACAGGTATCTACCATTGCTGTACATTCTGTTCAAGTGGTGGTAAAAAAGAAACTACTTGTGGATGTGGAGGAACTATGCCtg GTGGATATAAAGGATGTGGGCATGGTCATATTGGACATCCTGGTGTTCACCATTGGTCTTGTTGTGGATCAATCTTGCATCATGGTCCTTGTTTAACACTTCAAAGATCtgtgcatcagctgatactttAG
- the LOC100884084 gene encoding uncharacterized protein LOC100884084 isoform X1, with the protein MAQGKLKVKTKVPASAKGKAKNKSNKGPGIQRRNNAPIQPKKKKFEESHKLKQMISKTVNRAMENELREKALDGKQSLRRKEASTSQKK; encoded by the exons ATGGCTCAGggaaaattgaaagttaaaACTAAAGTGCCGGCTTCAGCAAAAGGAAAAGCTAAGAACAAAAGTAATAAAGGGCCTGGTATTCAACGACGAAACA ATGCACCTATTCAaccaaaaaagaagaaatttgaagaatcacACAAGTTGAAACAAATGATCAGTAAAACAGTTAATAGGGCCATGGAAAATGAACTACGGGAAAAGGCATTAGATGGAAAACAATCTCTTAGAAGAAAGGAAGCTTCAACATcgcaaaagaaataa
- the LOC100884084 gene encoding uncharacterized protein LOC100884084 isoform X2, with translation MAQGKLKVKTKVPASAKGKAKNKNAPIQPKKKKFEESHKLKQMISKTVNRAMENELREKALDGKQSLRRKEASTSQKK, from the exons ATGGCTCAGggaaaattgaaagttaaaACTAAAGTGCCGGCTTCAGCAAAAGGAAAAGCTAAGAACAAAA ATGCACCTATTCAaccaaaaaagaagaaatttgaagaatcacACAAGTTGAAACAAATGATCAGTAAAACAGTTAATAGGGCCATGGAAAATGAACTACGGGAAAAGGCATTAGATGGAAAACAATCTCTTAGAAGAAAGGAAGCTTCAACATcgcaaaagaaataa